CAGCACTCCCTGAGAGACAAATAATGCAGTGTCATTACATGACTGTGCACAATCATTTATGCCAGAATAAGCGCAAAAAAGTATAAATCGATACAGACAATGAAAAATAGagtatacattaaaaaaaaaagacagacaacTGAAACGGTGAGCTGGCTTTATTTGGGCCAATTTATTTTAGAGTTTTCCCATTTAGCAGTTGAAGACGAGATTTGATTTACCATTGAATCATCCGTAGGGAGTAATAAGAATATTTAGGCTTGATGAATTTGAGCATTCCTTTTGGTACTTGTGCATAAATTGAGTGTTCCCATTGTACACTTACTTTATATAAATGTATCTTACAGTGGCAGTTATTAGTTTGTACATTTGTGATCTGCATGACAAAGATATGGAATGTGTGATGACTTTTTATAGATTTAACTGCCAGTAAATAAATACTATATACGATACACACTATCAAAGTGAAAATAATTCTGTGATATGAAAGTTAAACATCAGTTTGTAAGAACATTTACTGACAATACCCCTCGTCTCTTTGAGGGCAAGACTTACTGCTGGTAACGAAGTATTTTACAATTACACCTGACAACTGACAACATTGCAGTCTGCTTTCACCctcaatgcttttattttttactgtcaACTTTTTTTTGATGAGCGAATGGTGTAACCTTTACAAAGTGAGACGTAGACGTCAGTAAATTACCCGGAAGTAAACACTTCTCGGATATACATTTGTAACCACTCACATCAGACTGCAGTCCTTCAGTCTTAAAGACGCATTGCTTTCAGTGGTTGCAGATAATTAACGTTACCAAAGAGTCGGTATCTATTTGGATTCAGTTCAATCCACTAATTGTCAGACATTGGCTAAAAAATGCTGACTCATCGTGAGTCTGAGAAAGGCGAGTCATAGCGACTCGCTGGAGTCTTTTTAACGTAACGTTAACGGCAATAAACTCCCTCAGGAAGTCGTATCAACGGGCGGTCAAACACATGACGTAACGTTCTTACCTTTGGCAAAAGACCTTTCTGTCGACATGGTTACACTTCGGGTGCTGAGAGTAAGAGAGTCTTGGCACGAAAAGTGGATAAAACTGTGTATAGAACGATATAAGTTGCTGAAATTTATGTATAGCTTCCTTCCGGTAAGGGCGCGTCAGATAGAGCCCATCAGCCAATAGCAAGACAGCATGGTTGCCATGGAGTTTTCTTATTCTGATCAAGACTGGGTGCAGCGGCACTCCCGGAGAGACAAATAATGCAGTTTCATTAACGTGTTACATGACTAAGCACAATGATTTATGCCTGAATATAACTTAATAATAAGCATAAGCTCTAATATCACATCCAATACAAACTATAAATTTGGGCAAATTATTCATTTGTAATGGCAAGGTGAATTTGAGTGAATTGTTGAGGTAGAAACATTAAAGATTAATTACAGGTTAAtgtagaatgtgtttttttttaattgtacatttttttttaccacatttatttattttgcgtGGGAAGTGGGGACTCCAACTCTATTGACTGATCCACACTCTGTAGCACAAGGTGGCGGTAAAGCCGAAAAACTGGATGTCCGCCGTAAAACCAGCAAAAGAAGAAGCCATAAGTTTTCTGGTTGCCAGGGATACGCAACGTTCACTTTACCTGTATGTGAAGATATTTCTTAGCTTGAAATGGATGGCATTGGAAGTTTCGATGTCAGgtatgttgtttttacaaatacacgTCTCAATGTTTAATTAATCTAACGTTTTCATCACAGTTTTATCTCAACCCTTATTTAAATATCCTGGTTTTAGCGTAGGATGCTAACCGCCGTAACCTGTgtaatgttagctaacgttgtATGCTAAACTTGAGAGGCACGAACCGTgaatagctaacgttaacttaataatttgctgttgtttttttgttcctctaGGTGGATACGAGGTTTTACAAACAAGAGTATCGAGtttgttgacaaaaaaacagtatGTTACAAATGTGGGGATAATATCTGTTTCCTCGACCTGGAGACAAAAAAGCAAAATATGTTTCAGAGTCCTGGAAAAGGAATTGGTGCATTGACAGTCAATGGCAACAATCAAACGTTTGCTTTCTCCGAGGAGAAGCTATCCCCgtcaatatttgtgtatatTTACCCTGAGTTACAGTTAAAGAATGAACTAAAAGGTAAGAATGTTTCCTCCCAGTGGACATCAGTAGCTAAATCTTTGCAAATGAATATTCCAACTGAAAGGTCAGGTTTTATTGATGATGTAACTGTAAATTTCTTCCTAGATGTTTTGACttcttaatgtttgtttgtatgaaTGCCTCCATCCTACATTTACAGGCTGTTTTCTCTCTGACAAATATTCAAAAGTTTccactgtttcttttttctagGCTCAGCACAACTTGATTTCACATCTCTCTCGTTAAGCACTGATGGTCCTTATCTGGCCTGTTGTTCGTCTCTGCCCGATCACACCATAACAGTGTGGTAAGCCACTGCAAGCAGCACACTACTGTATATTGTCGATTCAATATTTCCATTAATGTTTTTTGAGGCTGAGCTGCTCCGTTAGTGTAATCACGACCGTGTGATGCAGGAACTGGGAAAGCGCGGCGCCAATTTGTACAAAACCGCACGCCGGGCGGGATGTCATTTCTTTGGTGTTCAACCCTCTCAGTTGGTTCCAGCTCTGTGCTTTGGGCAAGAGCTCCCTCACTGTCTGGAATATTGAAAAGAGTGCCAACATTCATCTACTGAAACCAAGGTAAAGCAGACCAGTAATTGTTGTGGTAGCATTGGTTGGGATGTAACCGGTTAATTTACCTATATTACCTTCATTTATCACTCCATATGATCACAATGGAAACTGTtagttaaaatgtgtgtgtgtgtgtgtactattcGTTATATTGCAGTGTGATAGAGCTTCCAGCAAATGACGGTTCGTTTGTTGAGAGATTGGTGCCCACCTCTCAAACTGTCACCGAAATACTCCCCTACTTCGGTCTCGAGATGCCTCCATCAGCCATCTCAGGACTCGTGGGAGAGAAGGCAGAAACCATTCTGGTACTGTTCCTCTATTATTTATACACCAATACACTTTCCCCACTTGCTTGATATGTTTTAGAGGCACAAAATAAATTTAAATTGTTACCCAACTCCACATGTGTTTACACAGACTAAACTCTGCGCCAAAGCCCGACTAACTCCTAGTACCATCTGCTGGACACCCACTTCCGAGCTTTATGTGGGCTGTGTGGAAGGCTTTCTGCTCCTTGTCGATCCAGAGAGCCTCTCTGTCTCAGTCATCTTTAACCCCacaagtaaacaaacacacacaatgggacTTTGGAGATTATTCGATAGTCATTGTAAGAATTGCTTGATTGATttggaaaattgaaaaaaactatttgtCTTTCACTTTTGCTCAGCTGCTGATGCCGTCCCTGAACTTAGAAACAACAACTTTCAAAGTTTATCCCTTAACCAGAATGGTTTCATTGCCGTAGGAAAGGTACTGGCCCACgctcacattaacatttttatgtATAACACGTTCagaatcaaatgaaatataatacgTGGATCGATGGGATTTGCAATATCATTTCTCAGTAATTCTGAATTTCTCAAATTTAAAAGCACCTTAAAATGGTTTACAGGAGAATACGGTGCACTGCGTGCAAGTCAAAGCGACTCAGATCACCATCACACAAACGTGGCAATTAGAAGAACCTGTCACAACAGCGATGTACTCGCCTGACCGCGAAACATTACTTTTTTCATCTATTGCGGTAAGTAATTAAATGTATCTTAGTGTGCCTTATTATACATGAAGTGATACTATATGTCATTTAATAATAACATGTAACTGAGAGAAAATATAGTGGAATATTAGAATATGACAGGATTCTTGTTCTTCAGGGTCAAATCTACGCGTTGAACCCGACCCGGTCTGGCGTCATTGTGAAGCTCCTGGATATTCTCAGCGGCGACTTTGTGGCTGCAGCTTTGTCGCACACCGACAAAAACATCTGTGTGGTAAAACATTAGTCTTACTCAAGAAATACAATGTGTCATGATGGCATGTGTAATTTGGGTccttgttgttgatgtttgcGATTTTGCTGATTTGCTTATTGCAGTCGGTGAGGGATTCTGGAGTACTGCAGCTGTGGTCTGCAGAGGGCATTTGTCTTGGTTCCCTGTCTCTTCAAGCTGAGGTCTGTTTCATGGCAAATGAACACGGTGCCACATTGACACACTTTCTGAAAATGGAGGAGGcaaattaaatggaaaataacTAATGTTAAAGCTTGCAATCTATGTCTGTTTAGGTGACAAGTCTGGCCTGCTGTCCTATTGCACAATACGCAGCTGTTGGAACGGCTTCGGGAAATGTCCTCTTCATTGACCTGAACTGGGAGCAGCAACCTCGCCTGGTGCACCGGGTTCATCTACACCACACTCCTGTGGATCACCTTGTGTAAGTATCTGATGCCACAGAGCTTCGGTTTAACACCACATTAACAGAGTATTACACATATCATACAACAGAGGACAACTGCTCCTCCAGTTCAGCGAAGTTAAAACGTTATATTAAAttgctgttttctgtgtgtgtgtgtgtgtgtgtgtgtgtgtgtgtgtttttgtgccttTACAGTTTTGACCAAGAGGGGCACTACCTTTTCACAGGTGCATCAGATTCATATATCTATGTACTAGATTCAAAGCCATCAAAGATGTTTTCCGTCATAGGATACACAGGTAGATACTACTTATTTAGTAGACATGTTACTTCTGTCATCTGTAATCATCAAAACTCTGAACATGTCAATGTAACAAGCATTTTAGCTTAGCATGTGTAAATAACTAGATagaaaattatttaattattattgtaaCACAGTTCAACAACGCTGATCTCTTTGTCTTTGGATTTTCCAGTGGTTCACGGACCCATTTTGTCGCTTTCCGTTCAGTGCATCAAGGACAGCGCACAGGTGAAGGTTCTTGCACAGTACTCTGGACAGCAGCTCACAGTGCTCTCTTTGCCTACCGGAGACCTTTCAGGTAAAGCGCTGATACAGTAGATCCATTTCCTGCTGATTCTCTATAATGCTTTTTAAATGCGGGCATTTGGGATATTGGTTAGAAGTCAGAGTTTTTTAAAGTCAACACTGGCTGACAATCATAAAATACTCCGAGGAGTGAGAACTACTAACAATAAAGTAGGGATCTAGTGGCTATCATTACCCCTCTGAAGAGCCTGGTGGGGATAGCAGCATGTAGGGGAGATGATGGATCATTGAACATAAGATATTCATTTACTCTGTTCACACTGTTAAAGACTCATCTCCTGTCAGGGAGGGGAGCTGCGGCAGTAAATAACAGCGTAACAGTTTACCATCCTTTTCACTTGCCTTTCCTTCTTATTGTTTTAAGGCTGTGAGTCTCATAATTCATCCGTGGGAATGTTCTGACAGCGGACTTCAGTTTGTTTACAAAGAGACAGGCCCAGCCAGAGAGATTACCATAACCCATTAATCGAACTCAACAGGACATTTGTATCCAATTATTTAGACATATTGTCACTgttacaaagagagaaaaaaacactgatggatttagaacaaaaacacacccatTGTGTATGCGGCCTGTTAAACTATGTCGAGGAAGAAAGACAATGAGACGGATCGGTCTCTTGAGGAAAGTGCAAATACTAGTTTGAAGGTGTGGGTGCAGAGGATCACGGTGCCTCACACTGATTAACTCTTGATTTATTGAACCACAACATTGTCTGTATTTTAAAGTTCTGTCTACTTGATTagttaaaaacaataatgaCAATTTTTGGTAAAGTCAAATAAAGAACCATATAACTTACGCTGATATGGAATGTATGAGCGAAGACCAACTACTGAGGAGTCCCCCTGCTACTATCGTGGGTGTGTCGATACTGGCTCTCTGCAGCAGCCGTCACCATGAACAGGCATAATTTCAACTGAACGTAAGCAGTGAGCGTGACTGTTTCCTATTCATCATTTTAATACACCGACGATGTGCCTTTGCTGACCCGCAGGTCCGGATTGTGTAGACCGACATGGTTGTCTATCTACTCTCGTCCTTAAAGCGTCCACATACGAAGTTCCTGATCCACTTAATTCCTGTGTCCTGGGAGTCAGCAAAGTCTTTGCCTACTGCCAAAAGAGGAGAACCCTTCAGCGATTTGAGCTTCCTCAGGTTCATTGCTGTCCAATGGGACAGATTATTAGGATCTATTATCTTTGTCTTCGTCCAGCTGAAATGTCATTGATTCAATAAAAGTaaacttcttttttattttgtctttaacaCACTATCTTCATCCCTGATTTCTCTGCCCAGAACACAGACGGTCTCTCCAGTGAACAGGTGGTCCAGCTCAAACCAGAGCAGGAAGTGAGGGGTCACCCTGTGGGCCCTgcctctctctttatctctcctCATGGGTTATGGCTTGCTTCTGCGGGCCGAGACGGCCTCCTACTCATCCGAGAAACCGCTTCCATGGTAGTAGCGCATATTATTTGGTTTAAATGACTTCTCGTAAACCTCTGAACCTTGATGTATCGTTACCTGTGGTGTGTTACAatgctgcttcttctgctgctgcacctgcagGAGCGGCACATTGAACGGCAATGTCATTCATGCCGCTTGGGTGGAGTCCGGAGCGCGTCCTTTTCTGCAGACAGCCAGACAGTCCTCACCGCTGGCTTGAAAGATTGCTCTCTTGTGTGCACCGATATCAGGTAAACCAGCAGGAAGTCTGGCCTGCTTACACAACGGCCACTAGAGGGAGCCGTTGCTCGCCGTGGTGACGCCGCCCTCGTGCAGCTGCATCTAGAGCAATGTTTCTCTCTTTGCGTTGGCCTCgaggaaaggaaaataaatacaactgaAGTGGTGGGTCAGGGGGGATTGTGATCATAAGCTGCAGGAAAACAAAGATCCAATAAAATTCACTGTTGACTTTCACTACTGGTCTCCTCCGTTTGCCCTTCCTCTATTTTGTTATGAAGTTTAAATATGGCAGTTTCTACTTGTGAGAACACTGGTTTACTACTCTAGCAATAGGATTTAATGTTTACGTCTATGTTGATTCAGGTTTTTAATGTGTAATCAGCTGTTTACATTGTTGACAGTATGGTaattcaaaatgatttaaagatGTGGGTTCATCTTTATTTTACttattgtcaacaaatcccaggaaaagagtaaaacaacaacaaacaacttgTTTAAAAGTACAAGTGATCTTGGTCTCCATAGCTGAATACTCACAAGCACAGctgaagaaaacctgtgtttgagtcgcatttacaaaaaaaagaaagcacccACAGCTTTAAAACCTTCAAAAATAACGAAACTGTACTTTTCAAAAGTTGTTCAAGATTTACGTCTTAGGTACAAACAAAAAGCTCTGTGCGCAGCACCACAAACAAGGAGGGAAGTCGTAAATTATAGAGAGACAAACTAATCTCACTGTTATTGTCAGTCTTATTTTGAGAGTATTCTACTTTTTTACTTGGCCATTTCATGATTATActacaaacacaaaatgtttcaACGAGCCATCATTATCTTCACATGCTCTTGTTGTGTGTACCTTGTGTCTCCCATGGCTTTCTACAGAATTAACAGCATGGGTGCTGATAAGATGAAGGAAGCTACCAGGTACAGTCAGTCTATGAAGCATTTATTGAAGAAGATATTCAATGCTGAGAATCCCGTCCTCATTGATTTGCCTGAGTGGGGTCAAGCTCCTCCTGCTGGCACAGTAACACCAGAGGAAAGTGAGGTAAATGATACTCTATTTCTGTTTTAGCAGTAATTTCGCAGACTGCTACACAACAATATGTTTTTTCTAAGATGTAGTATTTCTTCACtgttataaatgtatttcatcaCTATTAGAAATACGTCTCGACACAACACAAAGTAAAACCACAATCACAGAAATGAAATCAATGCCTCTTTAAAATAGTACATTCACTTCACGAAGCAACAGATTATGTCAGTGCTGTGTGGGATAAAATGGCTTCCCAGTAGACTGTACTGATGATTGTGTATTGTTTTTGAGAGCGTATGTTTATGATGTGTCATAAATGGCACAGCACCTCTCAATGAAAGCGTCATTGAATAAATCTGGTGTGAAGATTACACAGATAAATCAATCTgtgctttatttttatatgCGTTATCACTCGGCAGGTCAGTGGTGGAGGGCATTCTGTGGACGTGACGGAGCAGGATGAGAGTTATAACAGCCTGCCGTCTGCACCACCTTCACACCCGACCTGGCTGGAAAGCAGGCGAGAAGCGGTCAGTGACTTAACATGCCTCCATATTTGTGGTTTTGGCACAAGATGTGGACACTGTTAACTATGTCAAGGTACTTTACCGTTGCAGGTGGAGGATTTCAAAAGAGTCCATTGCGCCTCGGTGTGATTTCTAGCTGTGTTGCTTTTGGCACAGTTTCTTGACAGCTTCATCTATCATCACGTATTGTTGTTCCAAGAATAAACCAAATAGCAAGTGGTATGGAACGGTTAAGCAGATAAGCATTATACAAATGTTCAACCCGACAAAGCTTGTTGATAATGAATTGATACGAAAAGGTGTAGCAGGCTTTGAATTGTGGGTTTTACACCTCAATGACATTCACACAGTAAACGGGCAGAAGCAATTTCTGCCTGCTTTTATGCTACAACATGATATTTATCTGACCCGGGAATAACATCCCATCTATCTATTTCAAACAGATTATAAAAGAAGACAATGAACAATATTCCGAGACAAAGAAAAACCTGAAGAAATCCATCATAGAGTTACGTCACAATGTAAGTGAGATTTAttacatgtttgtttatttaaatcttCACTAAAAATGAAACTCATAGGTTCTTCAGCAGGAATGACGCGATGGCATCATTAAGCAACCGCTCACAGTCCACGAAAGTATACAGACTGCATCATTAGCCATGGTTGATAACTGCTTTACAGTTCAATAAAAAACATCCCTGTATTTACAAGCTGCAGCTTACTaccacgcaacacacacacacacacacacacacattaaatgaaAGAGGAATTATGTTAATAAATAATTCACTAATAAATAATTCAGACTCTATCTAGATAATATATAAAATCATACCAAGGGATCCATGGTGGGATTGTTTTTCAAAGCATCATCAGTTCTGTCTCTAGAACATTCAATCTAATTTGACAATTTAccattttcaattcaattttaactGTTTTTTCAAACATATCAAATCACAGTATGCTTTAAGTCCATTGTGAAAAAGTTCAAATCATCTATTCTGTAAGGCAGATCCAGGAGATGATGCGCGAAAATGAGCTCCTCCCAGGTATTGAGCGTCTGGAACAAGAAGAGTTCAACCTGGATGttgaggagcagaggagtctgGGGGCGATGGTGGAGCAGGAGGTCACTCGGGTAATCATCAAACACAAACTCAACAATAGTAGTGATGAATGATGGTATTTAGCCTCAAGGTCACGATGGAAAATTATTCTTAACGTTGTCACATCGTAGGTGAGAAATGAAATTGAATTGGAGATTTTAGCAAAACGTTACCTCAGGGACGTTCTGAGAAGAGAATGCTGGGAGTCGTTGAAGGTCAAAGGCAAGGCCATCAAGGTGAGACGGATATGTTCAAGCACAGAGAAATGTTACATTCCATTCTGTTACATACAGAACTGTGTGATCCTTACCGACAAATCTAAATGACTCCCGGCTGTCTGCCTCAGGCCTTTCATTCAGAACAACAGGTGAAGAACTATCCTCTGAAagaacaaacagacaaagaggTGGAGGACCTTCGCCGGGTCTACAACATGAGGAACATTGAAAAGGCTGCTTCAACCGTGAGCTCAACTGGTCCACAGGTCTGAGCGTTTAGTGTTTCAGGTCCCTGGTGACGTAGCGCCATATTGAGACGCACGTGTGATGTGTTATGATAGATGATATATTTACTGTTTTATAATTTTAAACAGAAGGCAGCGTGCGATACTTTTCCAAAAGCTGGGATGGTGCAACTTCCTCGGTATCAAGGTTTTCAATGGAGTCTATGGATATAGATTTCATTGCAAAACTGGTTTAAATCTGGAAAATAATTGGATGCTTTGAATCACTCTTACATCTGACCCTTGACTATTAATCAAGGGTCAGATGTAAGAGTAATTTTTATGAAATGCTTGAATACGTGCCATACGTGTAAAAACCTTTATAGATGTATGTGGCGAAGAAATTGTTGTTTGGATGGCTCCCTTCACTGAAAAATTCTCTAGATAAGGTTTATAATCTTGTGGCCACAGATTCTATCCTCAACAAATCTTTCAGCCCTCTCATTCAAAGCCTTTTTCCCTCttcgccccctttcaactgcagCAAAGCAAGCTAAATAAAAATTCCAAAGGCGAGGAAGGCCCGGAGGCTGAGAGTGCTGCCGTAACGGGAAGTTTCTCCTCTGAGTTAGTAGGTTCCAATCCTTACATTTACGATCAGTTCTGCCTGCAAACCACAGAGCAGAAGATCAACCAGATCATTCTGCTACAGGTAACAAATAATGCCTTTTACATTGTAAAATACTTCTCCAAAGCAGTACCGAGtgcacacagaaaaataataGAAATCGAAAgtgaaattgattttttttgctaTATATCGCTCCACTCCAAATGCAGGATGTGATTCGTTGCATCAAGACAGCGTTCAACAGTGACTTTGAGGCCGTGTACAAGCAGAAGGTGCAGGAGCTGAACCGGGTGAAGGACAGGAACAGACACATCACGGAGATCATGCTGGAGCTGGACGTGAGGGAGAAGCTGTGGGAGCCCGGCCTGACCGTCAGCGAGCAACCAGAGAGGCTGCTCACTGTGGACGACTCTGAGGTTACTGACCCCTTCGGGATCTAAAAGTTCAACAAACTAACAGAGctttgtatatttgtttgttttttttcgtccaaaaaattaatttaaaaagtatTGTATGGACATCGTTGTATTTCACCGAGATATGCAACTTTGTCACACTACAGATAAAAGCAGAAAAGTACCTCAGCCCAGAAcaacaaaaggaggaggagaggaagaagttgGAAGAGCAGAAGTGTTTGGGTGCCAAAGTATGCCGCCCAAATAAatgggtttttgttttgcaactcTTATAATAAATTCTGTATATACATCCATGTATGGGAAGGGCTTTTGTAATTGTTACTATCAATTAGAACAAATGTCAGCAGGCTTCACGTTTATTCAAAAACACATCCATGAATATTATATGTTTATAACAGAAAGTGATTAGTACAAGTATTTCTGTTCCTTCGTATTGATTGCTCTTTCCATTGCAGGGGGATACTGTCAGAGACAGGGCTCTTGATGACATGATGAATGGAGTGATTGAAGTGAAAAAAGACGGAATCTTAAAAATGGTGGGTCATAATATCGcaggttgttttgtttgaaattcGAAAGAAGGTGCAGACATTCCTTCCTTTGGGTATATAGCCAA
This portion of the Gasterosteus aculeatus chromosome 6, fGasAcu3.hap1.1, whole genome shotgun sequence genome encodes:
- the cfap43 gene encoding cilia- and flagella-associated protein 43 isoform X1; protein product: MDGIGSFDVRWIRGFTNKSIEFVDKKTVCYKCGDNICFLDLETKKQNMFQSPGKGIGALTVNGNNQTFAFSEEKLSPSIFVYIYPELQLKNELKGSAQLDFTSLSLSTDGPYLACCSSLPDHTITVWNWESAAPICTKPHAGRDVISLVFNPLSWFQLCALGKSSLTVWNIEKSANIHLLKPSVIELPANDGSFVERLVPTSQTVTEILPYFGLEMPPSAISGLVGEKAETILTKLCAKARLTPSTICWTPTSELYVGCVEGFLLLVDPESLSVSVIFNPTTADAVPELRNNNFQSLSLNQNGFIAVGKENTVHCVQVKATQITITQTWQLEEPVTTAMYSPDRETLLFSSIAGQIYALNPTRSGVIVKLLDILSGDFVAAALSHTDKNICVSVRDSGVLQLWSAEGICLGSLSLQAEVTSLACCPIAQYAAVGTASGNVLFIDLNWEQQPRLVHRVHLHHTPVDHLVFDQEGHYLFTGASDSYIYVLDSKPSKMFSVIGYTVVHGPILSLSVQCIKDSAQVKVLAQYSGQQLTVLSLPTGDLSGPDCVDRHGCLSTLVLKASTYEVPDPLNSCVLGVSKVFAYCQKRRTLQRFELPQNTDGLSSEQVVQLKPEQEVRGHPVGPASLFISPHGLWLASAGRDGLLLIRETASMERHIERQCHSCRLGGVRSASFSADSQTVLTAGLKDCSLVCTDIRINSMGADKMKEATRYSQSMKHLLKKIFNAENPVLIDLPEWGQAPPAGTVTPEESEVSGGGHSVDVTEQDESYNSLPSAPPSHPTWLESRREAIIKEDNEQYSETKKNLKKSIIELRHNIQEMMRENELLPGIERLEQEEFNLDVEEQRSLGAMVEQEVTRVRNEIELEILAKRYLRDVLRRECWESLKVKGKAIKAFHSEQQVKNYPLKEQTDKEVEDLRRVYNMRNIEKAASTVSSTGPQQSKLNKNSKGEEGPEAESAAVTGSFSSELVGSNPYIYDQFCLQTTEQKINQIILLQDVIRCIKTAFNSDFEAVYKQKVQELNRVKDRNRHITEIMLELDVREKLWEPGLTVSEQPERLLTVDDSEIKAEKYLSPEQQKEEERKKLEEQKCLGAKGDTVRDRALDDMMNGVIEVKKDGILKMKIPPPGFVLTKPDKDWSEEEKKVYKEYEKKSTDLSEEKEKYKKSIETEMRKLQASSIDATERFDETLTKLFEKKVKCEMAIYQEELKVTYLVYSVLGEDEIRNRDLELKLKLEKTLAFKEEIRREVKRHEEELEFFQESYESTVAEDKVLDKDFRKEFFNVQSHLVDSLYKLFRSRPRVQKMRTQTDSSSVLFKEQRLCGSQAPDALSKMLKAMEDLDAPENIPVGVSPQIWERFCLVRRVKVESEQKVKVKALTLAEMHAFLQKRRAEDSAAQQEIKILLDELESLHRDKNRYLKDIMVQVLLKQGQVEVSTTGLTADYTDSVLSNRSEVENLNRTIRTLGEQKIATMVECKDFRKGIIKLQWEHRMKGMQIEHLNTKARDIQMLRLSEEQQDYLNKTGRDSRVSKQVSILEKTLAFQEKAHLKSVKQRMKKIEQLNRQAAEKAKENATVKQQLPDMQVTVAERTHIYEAIASQDNQAAKTEERYQEILLRSNLEACARAQAEELASLWAEVERLRMKNFPSLDQLKHD